The following DNA comes from Mucilaginibacter jinjuensis.
AACTGAAGCATCATTTTATCGCTGTTTTTGGCATCCTGACCAACGTAAGCACCAATAGGTGTGGTTACGCCAATGTTTGATAAATGCGCAAATTCATCCAGTAATGATTTGGTGTCCTTTACTGCCTCAATCTTATCCAGTTCAGCTTTTAATGGCGATAGGCCCTGTTTTTCAATACCTACGGTATCCATACCGCTATAGTAGAAATCGCCAATTTTTTGCGAATTGGTGCCTTTTGCGGCATTTTCTTTCAGCGCGTCTTCGTTGATCTTCTTTAAGCGGTCGCGTAGTTCATCGCTAACCAGGTTGCCAATACCCCAGCGCGAGTAAGCCGGAGGGATGGGGTTCTTTTTTATCCAGCCACCGTTGGCATACTTAAAAAAGTCGTCGCCGGGTTTAACGGTAGTGTCCAGATTTTTATATACCGCATCATTTGCAGCATAATCTGGTGTTGCATTATTGTGGCATGCGCTTAATAGCATCAATGCAGCGGCCGCGCATAGCGGGCCTGAGAGTATCTTTTTATTCATTTTGATAGATTGTATTTGGTTCTGTACACAATTTAGGAATTGCTGTATAGAAAAATGGAATTGTTTTTAAAATACTACACTAAAAATTAGTGTTTTAATAAATACCCTGGAAAAAACCTGATAAAGAAACGTCAAAATAGTAGCAAATTTTGCGTAGCGTGTCTAACCTAACGTCAATTTTGCCCGATTCCAGTCGTGCAATATTAATACTGGTTTCGCTGTAGAACCGCTCCTGTGTAACCTGGTTTTGGCGGCGAAGACGCTTAATTTGCAATGCAACCTTCTTTTTAAAGGCATCTTCTGAATTGTTAAGGTATTCAAAATCAGTTAGTAACATATTTTACTTTTATTTTTTAGGGGTCATCTTAATAATTCGCTGCCGCTGCAAATTAGTTAATATGGTTTCGCAGAAAGCAATAAAATATAAGGTGAAAATAGTAAATTCTGACGTATTAGTAAGGATATAATTAAAATTGTGGCTTTACTTTTGTAATGTTCTTAATGACTCTACATCATCTATGAAAAACAACATCTACCTGTAGAAAATTTGTTTTTGAATTCTCAGACGCCCAAGCTGAGGTTTTTTGTTCTTTGTTTTGGGTTTAATCAATAGTTTAAATTAATTAGGGGAAAGGGAGCTTCGCAAGAGCTCTCTTTTTTTTGCGTCTAAATTTTACTATGCATGCATAGTATTCCATATCTTTGAATACCAATATATACCGCATATATGAATTTCGAATTTACTGAAGAACAACTGATGATTCGCCAGGCTGCGCGCGATTTTGCGCAAAATGAATTAAAGCCCGGTGTGATTGACCGCGACGAACACCAAAAGTTTCCTGCCGAACAAATGAAGAAACTGGGCGAACTCGGTTTTTTAGGCATGATGGTATCGCCCCAATATGGCGGTGGTGGTTTGGATACCATATCGTATGTACTGGCGATGGAAGAGCTATCTAAAATTGATGCTTCAGCATCGGTAGTAGTTTCGGTTAATAATTCGCTGGTATGCTATGGATTGGAGAAATATGGCAGCGAAGAGCAAAAACAAAAATATTTGGTACCATTAGCCAAAGGAGAAGTGATAGGTGCTTTTTGCCTTTCGGAACCCGAGGCAGGATCAGACGCTACATCGCAGCATACCACCGCTATTGATATGGGCGATTATTACCTGCTTAACGGTACCAAAAACTGGATCACCAACGGCAGCTCGGCATCTACCTATATCGTTATTGCACAAACACGTGCCGAAAAACGCGGTAAGGGAATCAACGCGCTTATTGTTGAGCGTGGCATGGAAGGCTTTACCATCGGCCCCAAAGAAAACAAAATGGGTATCCGTGGCTCAGATACACACTCGATCATGTTTACAGATGTTAAAGTGCCCAAAGCAAACCGTATTGGCGAAGATGGTTCGGGCTTCCCTTTTGCCATGAAAGTGCTGGAGGGTGGCCGCATCGGGATTGCGGCACAGGCCTTGGGTATTGCATCGGGTGCTTATGAGCTAGCGCTGAATTACTCGAAAGAACGCAAAACTTTTGGTAAGCCATTATCAGACCACCAGGCCATTCAGTTTAAACTGGCTGATATGGCTACCGAGATTGACGCTGCCCGTTTGCTTTGCCTGCGTGCCGCCTGGTTAAAAGATCATGGACAACCTTATGGCTCGGCAAGTGCTATGGCTAAGCTGTTTGCATCAGAAGCGGCTATGAAAGTTGCTGTAGAAGCAGTACAGATACACGGTGGCTATGGCTTTGTAAAAGAGTACCATGTAGAGCGATTGATGCGTGATGCCAAGATCACACAAATTTATGAGGGTACGTCTGAGATTCAGAAAATTGTCATATCGCGCGAATTATTGAAATAATTGGCCGCTGTTATTACCTTTGCTAAGACTACTGTTTTGGTAGACTATACGTTTGCCCCCGGCTTTAAAAAAACAACCATTGCTCGTGGCATATCGTTATATTTAAAAAACAAACTCTTGCAATGAAAATCCGCATCGTACTCTTAGCCCTGCTGTTAATAAGCGCCAGCACTTTTGCACAACAAAAATTAACCAAAGGTATTTGGAGGGGTACGTTACAGATACCTTCCGGCGAACTGCCTTTTAATTTTGAGGTTAAGGATACTGCCGGGCACCAGCAAATAGCTATTATTAATGGCAGCGAGCGCTTTAGGGTTAATAATATTAAAATTAAGGACGATTCGGTATTGATCCAGATGCCGCTGTTTGACTCAGAATTTAAGCTGAAGTTTGAAGGAGCGAGCCTAAAAGGAAACTGGGTCCGCCACCTGGGCGAACGTGATGTGCTGATCCCTTTTGCGGCAGAGCCGGGCGTAGCTTATCGTTTTAAAGAGAGTGAGCCTACTAAGTATAGCATTGCCGGCACGTGGTCGGCCATTATTGGGGTTGATCAGCCTGATACCACTGTGGCTATATTTAAACAAACCGGCAGTAAAGTAACCGGCACGTTTTTAACCACCACCGGCGATTACCGCTATTTGGAGGGATCACTCTCGGGTAATAAGCTATCCCTGTCGTGCTTTGATGGCGGCCATGCATTTTTGTTCACCGCTACTTTAAAAGATGAGTATACGCTGGTTGATGGCCTTTTCGGTAAAACGCCGTGGCATGCGGTACGTAACGAGAATGCTAAACTACCGGATGCCTACTCGCTTACCTTCCTGAAACCGAGTTATAAAAAACTGGAGTTCTCGTTCCCTGATCTGGACGGTAACAAAGTATCCTTAAGCGATGCCCGCTTTAAAAATAAGGTTGTGATTGTAGAAATTATGGGTTCGTGGTGCCCTAACTGTATGGATCAAACCGCTTACCTGGTAAACTATTATAAAAAATACCACAACAAAGGCGTAGAGGTGGTTGACCTTGCTTACGAGCGCACTACAGATTTCAACAAATCGAAGGCATCACTGCTACGCGAGAAAAATCACTTCAATATACCCTACCCGATATTAATTACCGGCCATACCAGCAACAAAAAGGAAACCGGCGAAAGCCTGCCCGCGCTGGCCAATTTCTTCTCGTTCCCAACCACGCTTATCATCGATAAAAAAGGCGACGTGCGTAAAATTTATACCGGCTTTAGCGGCCCCGGTACCGGTGAGTATTACACCGAGTTTATCAGCCAGTTTGAGAAAATAACGCAGGATTTGTTGGCAGAGAAATAGTTTTGGTAGAGAGACGTAAGATAAATAAGAAAGGCGATTGCATACAATCGCCTTTCTTATTTAAATCGATGACCACCTGCCGTCATTGCGAGGAACGAAGCAATCCCCGACCTACAGAGACAGTGCTTTGATTAACGCAATAACTGTGATCATTTGTTTGTGCTGTAACGTACGTTAGCCCCGCTCAATCGCCGCGGGTTGGCTGTTACTTTTGGCTTGATCCAAAAGTAACCAATACTTAGCGCAGCGATTTCATGAACACCTATTAAAAACAATTAAAGTGTGAATAACATCAAGACGCAAAAAAGCTCCACCGCACACATCCACTCCACGGCCACGCTTTTGCGTCCGGGCCACCGCTTCTTTTGATTGTCCTAATGCTTCTCTTTTTTGACTTTGATCTTGTTTCTTGACTCTCGATTCTTGGCTCTCTTTTTCTGACAAACAGCTTCGGCCAAAAGCGGGCAGAACATGGCGGCCTTGTGTGCTCGTCGCCATTGTTGGTGTTGTCACCAACAATTATTAACTATTCACTCATCAAGTGTTGTTGGTAACAACACCAACAACGGCGAGTAAAATTGTCATTTCGACGATAGGAGAAATCTTATACGACAGAACTTCTAAGCGCAGAAGATCTCTCCTATCGTCGAGATGACAAATGGGTACAGGCTTCGCTATGCCATAGCAAAGCCCTGATGCCTATGCTTCGACGGGGCTCAGCATGAAAAATATTTTTAAAGGGGTAAAGTTGTTATTAATAGGATGATTAGCTAAGGTTTTATCCAACCAGAGCTTCGCGGGCAAACAGCTTGGAGTTTACGGTTTCCAGGAACTGTCGTCGCGGTTTTAGGCCTTGCGTCGATCGCAGGCCTGCGGCAATAGCATAAATAATTTCTTTTTCGGATTTAACCGGACAATGCTTTTTGAAAAGATCTATCAGGTATTCAACCTCATAAATTTCTTCGCACGTGATAAACCCGCGGTCCTCCGGTTTCTTTTTTTCATCAACCCACGACCAGTCCTCGCTTAGAATTTTTTGTATTGACATGATGATAAAGATTTTAGGGAGCGTTAAGTAAATTAGTGTATTAAAGGTAACTATTAACTCCAACGAAATCAACCCGTGAAAACACCTGTTTAATAGGTTATTATCCACCTTTGTTTATAGAAAGGAACTTATAAGGAGAAGAGGTTATACGTTATACGGGCGGCGTTATATGTTTGATTCTAAGTAATCAACTACCATACGCTATCCCAGAAAACGTATAACGTAATACGTCCAACGTTAAACGATATACTATTTAAAATAAGCCTCGTATTGCGCAGGTAAAGCGGTAATTTGCTGAATCTGAATGTCTTTATAATACACCTCCGCCGATTCGCTTTGCAGCTGAATTTTACCATGGGTAAGCGGTTTAATCACATCGCCATCTTTGTAACGCGAGTTCGATAATGCCATAGCCACGTGCCCGTTCACAATATGCAAAGCTTTATCGCCGAATACAATCAATTCCAATTCTGTCCATGCGCCGGGGCCTTTGGTTTCGTAATCGGCAATGGCCTGGCAGTAGCCGCCGTAATCGTGCTTCTCACCTTTGGGGTCGAAGATATAAGTTGTGGTATCACGTCTTTTGGTAGAGCGGATGTCTATATGCGATGATGCAATCGGCCAGTAATCGCCCATCGTACCCTCGCCCACCTGGAACTCCTGCCCCAACATCCACGAGTGCCAGTAATCAACCCCGGCAGGGCCCTGCGAGTTGTAGAGTACGCCCGAGTCCATATAATCATGCAAACGCGGGACGAATTTATTTTTGCCCCATCTAATCTTCAGTTTCAGGCGATAATTTGCAAAATCCTGCTTCGTAAATACACAGCCATAGATCTCGCCGCTGATGCGCAACACTGGTTGGCCGTTTTCCATCACTACAGAAAATACATGGGCGGTATCTTTATTGTAGCCGATAGCTTTTATATCGTTACCCTGGGCATCTTTAGGTATTTTGCCACCGTCGCCATCAGTGTGCTTAAAGCTGAGGTACTTGTCCCACCGGCTCATGTTTTTATCTAACAAATTCACCCACTTACCAGCCGGTTGAAAAGAGGTACAGAACAGCAGGCAAGCACCCGCGCAAAAGCTAATTGATAGAGATTTCATGATCATGAGGTTTGTACAAACTTAGTTATTCGCAAGCCGCAATTGTGCTGATATTTTAACAAAACATCCGCTAATAATTGCCTGATGTTAGATGAGTTTTAAGCCGAGGCCGGGTTCGTTGTTCAGGATCCATTTACCATCGGCAAAATTGGGGTTCACAAAAGGATTGTTGCTGGTCAGAAAAGGGCCATCCAGATCGGCCCAGTCGCATTGTGGTGCCAATGCTGCCGCGGCTAAAGTAGCGCAACTGGTTTCGCTCATGCAACCGATCAGGATTTTTAGGTTCAATTCCCGCGCTTTGGCAATCATGCGTTGAGCCTCAAAAATCCCTGCCGATTTCATGAGTTTAATGTTGATACCGTGATATATACCCTCAGCCTTAGCTACATCGTCTAGGCGCTGTACGGCCTCATCAGCAATAATGGGGATGGGGCTGCGTTCGGTGAGCCAGGCATTGCTATCTAAGTCGGTTTTGGGCATGGGTTGCTCAATTAATACTACGCCGTGTTCGTGCAGCCAGTGAGTCATATCGAGGCTTTGCTGCAAATCTGTCCAGCCCTGGTTGGCATCAACATAGAGTGGTTTGTCGGTGATGGAGCGGATGGTATTGATCAGTTCCTTATCACTGTCTCTGCCGAGTTTTACTTTTATCACCTTACAATTATCTGCCCCTTTAATTTTTTCGCGGATCACTTCCGGCGTGTCAATGCCAACGGTAAAACTGGTGACCGGCATTAGTGCCGGGTCGCTGCCAAAAATTTGCCAGCAGGGTTTGCCTTGTAATTTTCCATCGAGATCGTGCAGAGCCATATCGATCGCGGCCTTGATGGCGGGCTGCCCCGGAGCAAGGCTATCCAGGTAGTTTAATGTGCTCTCAAAGTCGAATGGATAGCTAAAACTCGCCATTTCTACCTTACTTAAATAAGTAATAGCCGATTGGTGATTTTCGCCCATATACGGCACCATCGAAGCCTCGCCATAGCCTGTAAGTCCCTCATGTTCAATCTGTAATAAAATGATTGGGGTAGAGGTTCGCGAAAATTTAGCGATGGTAAAGCGATGTTTCAGTTCGAGCTCGTATGTGCGATAAGTCAGTTTCATGTTAAAAAGTAAAGCTAAAAATTTAAGGTAAAAATCATGTTTATCTTTGCACCATGGCCGAGCAAATTTATTACCCGTTTCAAAGCTTTAAAGCAAGTAAAAAGTTATGTTTTTTAACGGGAAAACCACTAAATAGTTCTGAAGAACAGATAACCGTTTTCCCGCAATGGCTCATGAGCCGTTATAAGCTGGAAGATCAGCCCTTTAAGTTACTCGATGAAAGCATCCTGACCTATAAAGACCTCAAATTACCTTGTAGCGCTGAAGCTAACGAACTTTATGTTGAACCTTTAGAGCGCGAAATTGAAGCAGCCTTTACTAAAGGCTACGATGCTGTAAAAGAACTGGATGAGCTCCGTATATTTCAATGGGCTGCCAAGTGGCTGCACGGTATTATATTTAATGAGCTACAAGCCGCCATGCGCCAGCAAAATGCAGAGGGTGAAGAGTTTAGCGTATCGCAATCTATTTTGCAGCGCTTTACCAATTTGCATGTGATGCTGCAAACGCTTAACCTGTCCATTAAGTTCGAAGAGGATTTTAAGCCTTATAGCCTTTTCTTATTTAAGGTGGATAATGCAGAGAATGAGTTTGCCTATCGCGATGAAGTAAGTACGGTAACATTCTCCCTGAGAATCAATGATTTTGGCCTGATTATCAATCTGCAAGATAACGGCACCATCGGCCGTTATAACCAGGCGATATACGATAAGATCAAAGATCAAACCCTTCACCCTATCCAGTTCGAGGAGTTTTCGGCGAGGGTGTTTTATTCGGCATACCTGTTTAACCGTTTGCCGAATTATGATATTATGCCGGTTGGCGACGAGATCTATATAGAGCCCCAGCAACTGCGTGGCACCAGCCCTAAGCCCATGTTTGATGAATGGCAGGTAAAAACATACGGACAGGTGCTCGAAAATTTCTGGGAAAAATGGGGCTACCTGTTACTGGAGATCATCAAAGACCCAGATAACCCGGTAAGCCATTTATTTGATGCCGAAGGTAATTTTAAACCTGCCGACAGCTTAGGATTAGAAAAATAAGCCCCAAAAGCTTATTTAACCTTAGTATGGTTATGATGGTGTGTAACCCTGTGCCTGTTGAAATGAACAGAACGGTTACGCACCATTTGTGCTGATGCGGTATTGTAGCCTAAAGCTACCAAAAGGGCAATGCTTGTTATTTTAGCGAGTTTCATAATAATAGTATGGGGCATTGAATTAATAATAATACGTTGATTGGGAAAAAATATTACGTTAAATGCTGTATTTCAGATAATAAATTTAAAACCGATAAGTTAAAACAGGGTATATAGTTATATAATAATACCCCCGATGAAAAAAACTACTTACTATTTCCCTGCGCTGTTATTGCTGATCATTTTTTTTGCGTCCTGTAAAAAAGATAATACTGACAATATTACCAATAATACCAATACGCTTGTAAACACGCCAACGCCTACCAAATTGGGCCTTTACGAGTCAGATTCATCTATTTATAAGTTGCTTTTTATTGCGGTGCCTAAAATTGGCACGCAAACGGTAAACCAGTTCATGATATTTGATACCGGCTCGGGAGGGATGGTGATTGATGCGCATGAAGTTTTACCCGCCTCTATGGTTACCAGTAGCGGGTTTAATTTTACCGGCGACTCGACCGTGGTTGATGGTATTACGATCACCAACCAAACTTCTACTATCTCTTATGGGGCAGATGATGCCACCACAGAAAAAGTATACGGCAACCTGGCTTACGCCACAGTAACCATTGGCGACCATGACGGTACCATTTCTGTGAAACGATTGCCTTTCTTTTTATACTATAAAGGCACCGATAGCCAGGGTAAAA
Coding sequences within:
- a CDS encoding helix-turn-helix domain-containing protein, with the protein product MLLTDFEYLNNSEDAFKKKVALQIKRLRRQNQVTQERFYSETSINIARLESGKIDVRLDTLRKICYYFDVSLSGFFQGIY
- a CDS encoding acyl-CoA dehydrogenase family protein, whose protein sequence is MNFEFTEEQLMIRQAARDFAQNELKPGVIDRDEHQKFPAEQMKKLGELGFLGMMVSPQYGGGGLDTISYVLAMEELSKIDASASVVVSVNNSLVCYGLEKYGSEEQKQKYLVPLAKGEVIGAFCLSEPEAGSDATSQHTTAIDMGDYYLLNGTKNWITNGSSASTYIVIAQTRAEKRGKGINALIVERGMEGFTIGPKENKMGIRGSDTHSIMFTDVKVPKANRIGEDGSGFPFAMKVLEGGRIGIAAQALGIASGAYELALNYSKERKTFGKPLSDHQAIQFKLADMATEIDAARLLCLRAAWLKDHGQPYGSASAMAKLFASEAAMKVAVEAVQIHGGYGFVKEYHVERLMRDAKITQIYEGTSEIQKIVISRELLK
- a CDS encoding TlpA disulfide reductase family protein — protein: MKIRIVLLALLLISASTFAQQKLTKGIWRGTLQIPSGELPFNFEVKDTAGHQQIAIINGSERFRVNNIKIKDDSVLIQMPLFDSEFKLKFEGASLKGNWVRHLGERDVLIPFAAEPGVAYRFKESEPTKYSIAGTWSAIIGVDQPDTTVAIFKQTGSKVTGTFLTTTGDYRYLEGSLSGNKLSLSCFDGGHAFLFTATLKDEYTLVDGLFGKTPWHAVRNENAKLPDAYSLTFLKPSYKKLEFSFPDLDGNKVSLSDARFKNKVVIVEIMGSWCPNCMDQTAYLVNYYKKYHNKGVEVVDLAYERTTDFNKSKASLLREKNHFNIPYPILITGHTSNKKETGESLPALANFFSFPTTLIIDKKGDVRKIYTGFSGPGTGEYYTEFISQFEKITQDLLAEK
- a CDS encoding 3-keto-disaccharide hydrolase gives rise to the protein MKSLSISFCAGACLLFCTSFQPAGKWVNLLDKNMSRWDKYLSFKHTDGDGGKIPKDAQGNDIKAIGYNKDTAHVFSVVMENGQPVLRISGEIYGCVFTKQDFANYRLKLKIRWGKNKFVPRLHDYMDSGVLYNSQGPAGVDYWHSWMLGQEFQVGEGTMGDYWPIASSHIDIRSTKRRDTTTYIFDPKGEKHDYGGYCQAIADYETKGPGAWTELELIVFGDKALHIVNGHVAMALSNSRYKDGDVIKPLTHGKIQLQSESAEVYYKDIQIQQITALPAQYEAYFK
- a CDS encoding dipeptide epimerase, translated to MKLTYRTYELELKHRFTIAKFSRTSTPIILLQIEHEGLTGYGEASMVPYMGENHQSAITYLSKVEMASFSYPFDFESTLNYLDSLAPGQPAIKAAIDMALHDLDGKLQGKPCWQIFGSDPALMPVTSFTVGIDTPEVIREKIKGADNCKVIKVKLGRDSDKELINTIRSITDKPLYVDANQGWTDLQQSLDMTHWLHEHGVVLIEQPMPKTDLDSNAWLTERSPIPIIADEAVQRLDDVAKAEGIYHGINIKLMKSAGIFEAQRMIAKARELNLKILIGCMSETSCATLAAAALAPQCDWADLDGPFLTSNNPFVNPNFADGKWILNNEPGLGLKLI